Within Bacillus alveayuensis, the genomic segment AGGAGGCGTTACTTCTAACATATAATTGAAAAAATATTTAATTCGATGTTCTAAAAAGAATATTGCTCCCGAAAGATAACAAAATGATATGGGTGATTGTTTATTGGATCTCTCCAATATGGAATCTAATTCATGTTCTTATGCTTCCTCTGCGTCAATGAACAGACTCGATTTGCGGTAAACAATTCCTTCCATCGTTGCTAAAAGGTTCTTATTGCTTTCCACATGGATTTGATACCAAGCTAATTTTCGATTTCTTTTTTGCTCTACAGCAGTTGCTTTTAAAGTAGAGCCAGATATGCCAGGATTCATAAAGCTAGTAGTGGTGGAGATGCCTACTGCTGTTTTTCCGTACGAGTTGCTTGCGGCAGCAAAAACATAATCAGCAAGGGCAAAAATAACGGCACCATGGGCTGTACCGTGAACATTTAACATGTGATCTTGTATTGTAAGCTCCGCTTGTGCATATCCTTCCTTTAATTCCGTAAGCTGAATACCTAAAAAGCTGGCGTAAGGATCTTCTTTTAATTTTTTTACAATTTCTTCGTAATATGTTTGGTGAAAACTTTTTTCATCTAAATTATTCATTTTTCCTCTCCTTTGTAACAAAATAAAAATAATCGTATTATATATGAAATAAATATGAGAAATGATTCTTTTAATTGGCAATAATTATTAATATTAAAAATATCATAACTTTTTGCTGTTGTAAATGAAAGTTTCGAGTATTCGTTACTGATATGATAACGATCAACACAATTTTTCCCATTATATATAATTTTCAGAATATACTGTTGACATATCACACGCAGCATAATATATTAATTTTGTAACAAAAAATTAAAAATTCGTTCATAAAATGTTATAAAAAGATAGGGGAAATGGGAGGGGTTATATTGATTTACAATCAGGAAATGGAAGCGGTTTCACCGGAGTTGAAAGAAAAAATTCAATTAGAACGACTTCAACAAACAGTTAATAGAGTGTATCACAATGTGGAATTTTATCGAAAAAAATTTGATGAGCTAGGTTTAAAGCCTGACAACATTAAAAGTTTAAATGATATTACAAAGCTTCCTTTTACAAAGAAAAAGGATTTAAGAGATAACTATCCTTTTGGTTTATTAGCTGTTTCTAAAGACGAAGTAGTACGCGTTCATGCTTCATCTGGAACAAGTGGAAAACCAACTGTTGTCGCCTATACGAAAAATGATATTAAAAATTGGTCAGAAATAGTAGCACGAGCGATTGTTGCAGCAGGTGGACAAAAAGGAGATATTTTCCATAATGCGTATGGATATGGCTTGTTTACAGGAGGACTTGGTCTGCATTTTGGTGCAGAAGAGTTAGGGGTTGCTACGATACCTGCATCTGGCGGTAATACAGAAAGACAAATTATGATTATAGAAGATTTTAAACCTAGAGGTATCGCTGGAACCCCTTCTTACATTTTAAACATAGCAGAAAAAATGATGGAATTAGGAATAGATCCTAGAAAAACAAGTTTAAAATATGGAATTTTTGGTGCAGAACCTTGGTCTGAAGAGATGAGGGCAACTTTAGAGAATACATTTGATATTAAAGCAATAGATATATATGGGTTAAGTGAAGTAATGGGGCCTGGGGTTGCTATTGAATGTCATGAAGCACAAGATGGTTTGCACATTGCAGATGACCATTTTCTAGTCGAAGTGATCAATCCAGAAACGCTAGAGCCTGTTCAGGATGGAGAAGAAGGGGAATTAGTTTTTACTAGTTTGACGAAAGAAGCTTTTCCAATTATAAGATATCGCACTGGAGATATAGGCTCAATAACTAGAGAAAAATGCATTTGCGGAAGAACATCTGTCAGAATGTCCCGGGTCAAAGGACGCATAGATGATATGTTAATTATACGTGGGGTGAATGTATTTCCATCTGAGGTAGAGCGGGCATTGCTTCAAGTTAGCGAACTTGCACCTCATT encodes:
- a CDS encoding acyl-CoA thioesterase (product_source=KO:K02614; cath_funfam=3.10.129.10; cog=COG2050; ko=KO:K02614; pfam=PF03061; superfamily=54637; tigrfam=TIGR02286), with product MNNLDEKSFHQTYYEEIVKKLKEDPYASFLGIQLTELKEGYAQAELTIQDHMLNVHGTAHGAVIFALADYVFAAASNSYGKTAVGISTTTSFMNPGISGSTLKATAVEQKRNRKLAWYQIHVESNKNLLATMEGIVYRKSSLFIDAEEA
- a CDS encoding phenylacetate-CoA ligase (product_source=KO:K01912; cath_funfam=3.30.300.30,3.40.50.980; cog=COG1541; ko=KO:K01912; pfam=PF00501,PF14535; superfamily=56801; tigrfam=TIGR02155) is translated as MIYNQEMEAVSPELKEKIQLERLQQTVNRVYHNVEFYRKKFDELGLKPDNIKSLNDITKLPFTKKKDLRDNYPFGLLAVSKDEVVRVHASSGTSGKPTVVAYTKNDIKNWSEIVARAIVAAGGQKGDIFHNAYGYGLFTGGLGLHFGAEELGVATIPASGGNTERQIMIIEDFKPRGIAGTPSYILNIAEKMMELGIDPRKTSLKYGIFGAEPWSEEMRATLENTFDIKAIDIYGLSEVMGPGVAIECHEAQDGLHIADDHFLVEVINPETLEPVQDGEEGELVFTSLTKEAFPIIRYRTGDIGSITREKCICGRTSVRMSRVKGRIDDMLIIRGVNVFPSEVERALLQVSELAPHYQIHLVKKGPLDNAILHVELGDEFFRSISQDLNHEKVGALKKNISHLMKSTCLVSMDIVVNSPKSIPRSEGKAIRIVDKRKNNALSV